A window of Bacteroidota bacterium contains these coding sequences:
- a CDS encoding T9SS type A sorting domain-containing protein produces MKTKNLPILKMKPQFNLKIFILLFLLASKITNAQLTVSSADPGRGLYVNNFFNWINSSLGVDRNNSILGVVANEDALLNYCKQNHITHIVLYDVDDVIGNMNGIINPATSATETVSTRYCNFLARARSTYGISRIGVAGSSATFFSNVASRPSTPPIIISDPAERTSFSSIVPLLENTYVPTDPDFGLSEYLKFFVRATNTLENVSSQTSSITCPADQIDAYVIELEFWNNNVQDGSCAILESKDFLYSKLQNLLTAINAIRETYNDSHARQLYVEVYLGNLDAHNDVNGYTYNSTTHQCEPNNADNVNDFAQSIVNYLTNQDPISTTVQVSNRNFAAYYNPNPEKSYKQYRPHDYYDERLLLFNNQNDPLTKPSEYHPLFSAGSKALNPNSGGNYFGYWFKNLTFPGDGVYIPDLTYPNIPLVERNIFRAEKCFYDGFLLDNFSNPKIIIRPGGFQWFASEYMVGILDNARIFNSNSPVCSTGALTPVAFTYQGPLESGISWQFKVVNNSTGLPVFTMDNSSSATGTGTYTNNLFVDLNGGGCNLAVGNYTAELSLDYEFNGTFSADYIYQSPVNVVSTQTVEMISPSGQGTSVCEGGAVILKANSNTSGTYQWYNSSGFLSGETSQYLSITTPGVNTYYCQIGGTGCAGQSNNLTVTVKAKPVVTITSAPSTLANHKCEAILTAGVTPASGTETYKWFEGTASNSISVLNDAEYSVIVTDNGCSTKSTFTYLKFQTSSASTIGCLTPPQSSATVIATNGTFVGAPYTYSWNTTPPQTNATATNLPPGTYTCRITNSNGCFKDKNVVVTALTPPSIGSTISPASTVCSGQSITLNGTGGDTYSWSNGVIDGVSFPIFTTQNYSVTGTDADGCENISSLTITVNSIPFVSIAGLSNVYCKNSAIVTLTGNPAGGTFTIDGNNATSLDPAFLTSGTHIVVYSYNDGTCSNTATKTVQINDIPLVSITGLINEYCKNATPVTLIGSPSGGSFTIDGNSSNSLDPSNLTTGNHNIVYSYNDGTCSNTVSQTVQINDLPVVSITGLSNSYCKNASVFTLAGSPSGGTFTIDGNNSSSLDPSTLTTGNHNIVYSYNDGTCSNTASKTVQINELPVVSITGLSNSYCKNASVFTLAGSPSGGTFTIDGNSATFFDPSSLSTGNHNVDYLYNDGTCSNSATKTVQINALPIVSIAGLANEYCKNAAALTLGGSPTGGTFSIDGNNATSIDPASLTVGTHNVVYLYYDGTCDNSAQQNVLINDLPTVSISQSVPSPFCESSNPLVLNGGAPVGGAYSGTSVSLNISNYELTPLIGTSSYPITYTYTDPTTTCSNIATQTINYNILTPQININASITNSLGEIPCEGSLTNSIDISCLDCPTVAGYNFFIYSNLGTTATLLGTLPAAQNASFQLPSIGCGSMDGIYAVLSDAPFNDCFEESTSNSIPVAVIVGSGHFENVFLSTVNATCSNSGNGSISISNIPSDFININTYSLSGPNTSLSTTLITSGSFTIGNLSTGNYTLNIPYKNSSGITNQIDVDLSIYSQNVNPVPNIIRTPDSPCNNLLSTSLYSNHEWRLSGSSTNLFSSTTSSSYSPTSPGNYTVMVTDGNGCKGTSVSKKVIVGLVPLITTGSDITCEINNNLYTATVSNYSSSEFTSSWTVPTGVTKTQSGNTITITNWGTAATTGGTISCTVTNACGQNATTNFSVKGCCSSPTTADLNNKNYTSSPVSSITGTINLNGTLNISKTGNTPTIVEFDGANVSISKGSKILVASGCTLKINNSSYLHACSSDLWDGIVLEDGARIEINDSRIDDAYTAVYCNKTSSYSIISSIFNNNNTAVFIHGTGINSLVDGYVRNSVFTARSLTGSPTIDDLKSTNNSINLSHYTKSTRKGYVGIDVENIGKGTTPLYNLKIGDESYSYANGGNVFDNHDYGVRIKNSNVEVVNNKFQEMEGYDKPPVSRGIGVWASQDGSLPNHYSIKVGGYATNEKNTFTDCGIGTLINAFENAIVVKNLITKTAGVGSYSATNYNGRMGIKFTNSGISNYDCSTNTISNIYKGIEWVQSEAKHVTCNFSHNNISTSVGTEDCYSAISLLGPQNYDVTSSTIYIESNTITNVWNGIRAENFGATQDFSIRGNTDILIRKNSGGTAIQSGIFVQRCMDVKITDNSSIRSSSHNFLNMIGIYLSNSNRAKIDCNTISSIGTCIALNGYSSGRADGVVHKNVLSDYKIGLNIYPNAQANSVGSITNSADNQWNNSGGRLDIQCLSTQSLDIYLNSTASPYKPNAVYGYAGYSYSTASANSNATCNSTGTSIGVSKILTSEDIVLLRMLAEGLIDYTVLAPETKWLYAGIAYNMLMKDSTLNPSDTILGNFLDSLQNTNIGKFYAIDEAIDATNWSQAESDNQSISTQNHIEVNLKKYNNYYLAYRIDNTLATDSTWLADMVSDLGPIAAECYSTGGPATPSSRMLLSYFTNQVFIEGDDCYKTPLDSIIADSANSVCDRIKQYSVPASASVTYTWTVPSGASFTQSSNTIDVNWGSTISTGGTITCSVMDTLGNSSYASYTEDSLTTAPSCPTVTANNTSCVTATSLSWTASGCAAGYQVTLWTGTGTPNYVLYMQDIGYTSTFALPVLSPTTTYYYQIVPYDYHDSVYSACSTNSFTSGASQAVSPTLTTTITLGAESVTTPALPCGTLVENYDGLGTSSWYTSTTAPRTGSNHMRIDKNPDNTTNLDDWFFSPPINVTAGKAYRVTWYDRIASGTTMEYFSVYFGVSSADASTMTGATPGFNGMANSTTYHKDSATDFLATSTGQIYFGFRATSPHNQGSLYIDDIEVKEMQVTALTSGSCNTTLSSSNTINVTAVTGATNYQYKFVGTGGQSGYNYTHGTFNSATSFDIISKAPGVIYGYTYNVSASFKKNNVWSPFGVSCPVTLSAFPQNKLADNPSTPGYCAYTVTDQHDLIGVTTIPGASKYQYKIIENDTTNSYVYDTTSTTFNAVGELRLDMTTISPKVRYDYYYNVQVRGLVGSTNSTYGSRPGEWGTYGQTCVVHVSGKPTTSLTSTYCNTNLTTLNDVFSITPISSASIYRYHITASGYDNTIATSNSNTDFRLTLIPTSGSPGGVKYGTVYTIEAAAYVGGEWLPYGSSCTLTTPTAPTTKLQTSDCNISISSGATSLHWNSIYGASNYQYKVSGDYSNGYRSHEVYRNNALTDFHLSQANQSGSTILANKTYYVQVRYYAGQWEAYGDSCSITTNSNYSRYLDSLLFEESKLSILSMNVFPNPNSYLNEFSVEFDGLKESNQKVDLSIFNALGKSVYHAKIVTKEETQFVIKPDVKLPPGLYVIMGEVNGERLQRKFVVD; encoded by the coding sequence ATGAAAACTAAAAATCTGCCCATCTTGAAAATGAAACCCCAGTTCAATCTCAAGATTTTTATTTTATTGTTCTTGCTAGCATCAAAAATCACTAACGCGCAATTAACAGTTTCATCAGCTGATCCTGGAAGAGGATTGTACGTTAATAACTTTTTCAACTGGATTAATAGTTCTTTGGGTGTGGACAGAAATAACTCTATTTTAGGAGTTGTAGCAAACGAAGATGCATTACTTAATTATTGTAAGCAAAACCATATTACGCATATCGTCCTTTATGATGTTGACGATGTAATAGGCAACATGAATGGCATAATTAATCCTGCTACATCAGCTACAGAAACAGTTAGTACTAGGTATTGCAACTTTCTTGCTAGGGCCCGTTCAACTTACGGGATTTCCCGAATTGGGGTAGCTGGTTCAAGTGCAACGTTTTTTTCAAATGTTGCTTCCCGCCCATCAACGCCTCCTATTATTATAAGTGATCCTGCCGAAAGAACTTCTTTTTCATCGATAGTACCACTATTAGAGAACACATATGTGCCAACGGATCCTGATTTCGGGTTATCTGAATATCTGAAATTTTTTGTACGTGCAACAAATACCTTAGAAAATGTAAGTTCACAAACTTCTTCAATAACTTGTCCTGCCGATCAAATTGATGCTTATGTAATTGAATTAGAATTTTGGAATAACAATGTTCAAGATGGCAGCTGCGCTATCTTAGAAAGTAAGGATTTTTTATATTCGAAACTCCAAAACTTACTTACTGCTATAAATGCTATAAGAGAAACATACAATGACTCCCATGCACGTCAATTATATGTAGAGGTTTACCTTGGGAACTTGGACGCACATAATGATGTTAATGGCTACACTTATAATTCAACTACGCATCAATGCGAACCCAATAATGCTGATAACGTAAATGATTTTGCTCAAAGTATTGTTAATTACCTTACTAATCAAGATCCAATCAGCACAACTGTACAAGTATCGAATAGAAACTTCGCTGCTTATTACAACCCCAATCCAGAAAAATCATATAAACAATATAGGCCGCATGACTATTATGATGAGAGGCTTTTGTTATTTAACAATCAAAACGACCCATTAACTAAACCAAGTGAATACCATCCACTTTTCAGTGCGGGTTCAAAAGCTCTTAATCCGAATAGTGGAGGAAATTATTTTGGGTATTGGTTTAAAAATCTGACTTTCCCTGGTGATGGCGTTTATATCCCAGATTTAACTTACCCCAATATCCCATTAGTTGAAAGAAATATTTTTAGAGCAGAAAAGTGTTTCTATGATGGCTTTTTATTGGATAATTTTAGCAATCCCAAAATAATTATCCGGCCAGGTGGCTTTCAATGGTTTGCCTCTGAGTATATGGTTGGTATTTTAGATAACGCAAGAATTTTTAACAGTAATAGCCCAGTTTGTAGTACCGGAGCATTAACTCCAGTTGCTTTTACTTATCAGGGCCCTTTAGAATCAGGGATCTCATGGCAATTCAAGGTTGTTAATAATTCAACTGGACTCCCGGTTTTTACGATGGACAATTCCTCTTCAGCTACTGGAACAGGAACATATACCAATAATTTATTTGTGGATCTCAATGGCGGAGGTTGCAACTTAGCAGTCGGAAATTACACAGCTGAACTCTCTTTGGATTATGAATTCAATGGTACATTTTCCGCAGACTATATTTATCAATCACCTGTCAATGTAGTTTCAACGCAAACGGTAGAAATGATAAGCCCCAGCGGTCAAGGAACTTCTGTTTGTGAAGGGGGCGCGGTCATTTTAAAGGCAAATTCAAACACTTCAGGAACATATCAATGGTATAATAGTTCGGGTTTTCTGAGTGGTGAAACAAGCCAATATTTAAGTATTACCACCCCTGGAGTGAATACATATTATTGTCAAATTGGAGGAACAGGCTGTGCAGGACAGTCCAATAATTTGACAGTAACTGTAAAAGCTAAACCAGTAGTTACTATTACATCTGCACCTTCAACTTTGGCCAATCATAAATGTGAAGCTATTTTAACTGCAGGGGTTACACCAGCATCTGGTACAGAAACTTATAAATGGTTTGAAGGAACTGCAAGTAATTCAATATCAGTTTTGAATGATGCGGAATATTCTGTAATTGTAACCGATAACGGTTGCTCTACAAAATCAACTTTTACTTATTTGAAATTTCAAACAAGTAGTGCATCCACTATTGGATGCCTCACTCCTCCCCAAAGTTCAGCTACAGTTATTGCAACAAATGGAACATTTGTAGGTGCTCCATATACATACTCATGGAATACCACTCCACCTCAAACAAATGCGACAGCAACCAACTTACCTCCGGGAACCTACACATGTCGAATTACGAATTCAAATGGTTGCTTTAAAGATAAAAATGTTGTTGTTACTGCATTAACACCTCCATCAATAGGCTCAACTATTTCTCCCGCATCGACAGTATGTTCAGGGCAAAGTATTACATTAAACGGTACTGGAGGAGATACCTATTCTTGGAGTAATGGTGTTATAGATGGTGTATCGTTTCCAATTTTTACAACTCAAAATTATTCTGTAACAGGAACTGATGCTGATGGGTGTGAAAATATCTCAAGCCTTACGATAACAGTTAATTCAATTCCCTTTGTTTCAATTGCAGGGCTTTCTAATGTGTATTGTAAAAATTCAGCTATTGTTACCTTAACAGGTAATCCAGCAGGTGGAACTTTTACAATTGATGGGAATAATGCTACCTCCTTAGATCCAGCTTTTCTTACATCAGGAACTCATATAGTAGTTTATTCATACAATGACGGAACATGCAGTAATACTGCTACCAAGACTGTACAAATTAATGATATTCCTTTAGTTTCGATTACAGGACTTATTAATGAATATTGTAAAAATGCAACTCCTGTTACCCTAATAGGTTCTCCTTCCGGTGGATCTTTTACAATTGATGGAAATAGTTCCAACTCCCTAGACCCCTCTAATCTTACAACAGGAAACCATAATATAGTTTATTCATACAATGATGGAACATGCAGTAATACAGTTTCCCAAACTGTGCAAATTAATGATCTTCCAGTAGTTTCAATCACAGGGCTTTCTAATTCATATTGTAAAAATGCAAGTGTCTTTACCTTAGCAGGTTCTCCTTCTGGTGGAACTTTTACAATTGATGGAAACAATTCTAGCTCCCTAGACCCCTCTACCCTTACAACCGGAAACCATAATATTGTTTATTCATACAATGATGGAACATGCAGTAATACAGCTTCCAAAACTGTACAAATTAATGAGCTTCCAGTAGTTTCAATCACTGGGCTTTCTAATTCATATTGTAAAAATGCAAGTGTCTTTACCTTAGCAGGTTCTCCTTCTGGTGGAACTTTTACAATTGATGGGAACAGTGCTACCTTCTTTGACCCCTCTTCTCTTTCAACAGGAAACCATAATGTAGATTATTTATACAATGATGGGACATGTAGCAATTCAGCTACCAAGACTGTTCAAATTAATGCCCTTCCAATAGTTTCAATTGCAGGGCTTGCTAATGAATATTGTAAAAATGCAGCTGCGTTAACCTTAGGTGGCTCTCCTACAGGTGGGACTTTTAGTATTGATGGGAACAATGCTACCTCCATAGATCCCGCCTCACTTACAGTAGGAACTCATAATGTAGTTTATTTATATTATGATGGGACTTGTGACAATAGCGCTCAGCAAAATGTCCTAATTAATGATTTACCCACGGTTTCAATATCCCAAAGTGTTCCATCACCATTTTGTGAAAGCAGTAATCCTTTAGTTTTAAATGGGGGAGCTCCTGTTGGTGGGGCATATTCAGGAACAAGTGTGTCTTTAAATATCTCAAATTATGAATTAACGCCATTGATTGGAACATCATCATACCCGATAACATACACTTATACGGATCCTACTACAACCTGTTCAAATATTGCTACACAAACAATTAATTATAATATTTTAACTCCTCAAATCAATATAAACGCCTCAATAACAAACTCATTAGGTGAAATTCCATGTGAGGGGAGTCTTACAAATAGTATAGATATCTCTTGTCTTGATTGTCCAACAGTAGCTGGGTACAATTTTTTTATATATTCAAATTTAGGTACTACAGCAACTTTATTAGGAACTCTTCCAGCGGCTCAAAATGCTTCCTTTCAGCTACCAAGTATTGGATGTGGATCAATGGATGGAATTTATGCTGTACTATCAGACGCTCCATTTAATGACTGTTTTGAAGAGAGTACCTCTAATTCGATCCCGGTTGCAGTAATTGTTGGAAGTGGGCATTTTGAAAATGTTTTTTTAAGTACAGTAAATGCAACTTGCTCTAATTCAGGAAACGGAAGCATTTCTATAAGTAATATTCCTTCAGATTTTATTAATATTAATACTTATTCGCTGAGTGGTCCAAATACTTCTTTAAGCACAACGTTAATTACAAGTGGTAGTTTTACAATAGGAAATTTGTCTACCGGAAATTACACTTTAAATATACCTTATAAAAACAGTTCTGGAATAACAAATCAAATTGATGTTGATTTATCAATATATTCTCAAAATGTTAATCCTGTTCCTAATATTATTCGAACCCCTGACTCTCCATGCAATAATCTACTAAGCACAAGTTTGTATTCAAATCATGAATGGAGATTAAGTGGAAGCTCAACAAATTTATTTTCGTCTACGACTTCATCATCGTATTCTCCAACATCACCAGGAAATTATACAGTAATGGTGACAGACGGAAATGGTTGTAAAGGAACGTCGGTTTCTAAAAAAGTTATAGTTGGACTAGTTCCTTTAATCACAACAGGATCAGACATTACATGTGAGATAAATAACAATTTATATACAGCAACTGTTTCTAATTATAGTAGTAGCGAATTTACCAGTTCATGGACAGTTCCCACTGGTGTTACTAAGACACAATCTGGAAACACAATAACAATTACAAATTGGGGTACTGCTGCAACAACTGGAGGCACTATAAGCTGCACAGTAACAAATGCCTGCGGTCAAAACGCAACAACAAACTTTTCAGTAAAAGGCTGTTGCTCAAGCCCTACAACTGCTGACTTGAATAATAAAAACTATACAAGCTCACCTGTAAGTTCGATTACCGGTACAATCAATTTAAACGGAACTCTTAATATATCAAAAACAGGTAACACTCCAACAATTGTAGAATTTGATGGAGCCAATGTTTCCATAAGCAAAGGTTCAAAAATATTAGTAGCATCAGGTTGCACTCTTAAAATAAATAACTCTTCTTATCTCCATGCTTGCAGCAGTGATTTATGGGATGGAATAGTTTTGGAAGATGGTGCAAGAATTGAAATTAATGATTCAAGAATCGATGATGCCTATACTGCGGTATATTGCAATAAAACTTCATCCTATTCTATCATCTCCTCTATTTTTAATAATAACAATACTGCTGTTTTTATACATGGTACGGGTATAAACAGCTTGGTTGATGGTTATGTCAGAAATTCAGTATTTACTGCACGCTCGCTTACTGGGAGCCCCACTATTGACGATTTGAAAAGCACAAATAATTCAATCAATCTAAGCCACTATACGAAATCCACAAGGAAAGGCTATGTTGGAATTGATGTTGAGAATATTGGCAAAGGCACTACCCCACTTTATAATTTAAAAATTGGAGATGAAAGTTATTCCTATGCCAATGGAGGGAACGTGTTTGATAACCATGACTATGGCGTAAGAATAAAAAACAGTAATGTGGAAGTGGTGAACAACAAGTTTCAAGAAATGGAAGGATATGACAAACCACCTGTATCAAGAGGGATTGGTGTGTGGGCATCTCAAGATGGAAGTTTACCAAACCACTATAGTATTAAAGTTGGTGGATATGCGACAAATGAAAAAAACACCTTCACCGATTGTGGAATCGGAACATTAATTAATGCGTTTGAAAATGCTATTGTTGTCAAAAACTTAATTACTAAAACCGCTGGAGTGGGTTCCTATTCTGCCACAAACTATAATGGTCGTATGGGAATAAAATTCACCAACTCAGGTATAAGTAATTACGATTGCAGCACCAATACTATAAGTAATATTTACAAAGGTATTGAATGGGTGCAAAGTGAAGCAAAGCATGTGACTTGTAATTTTAGCCATAATAATATCAGCACTAGCGTAGGAACAGAAGATTGCTATTCAGCTATTTCACTATTGGGTCCACAGAACTATGATGTTACATCCTCTACCATTTATATTGAAAGCAATACAATTACCAATGTTTGGAATGGGATAAGGGCAGAAAATTTTGGTGCTACACAAGATTTCAGCATCAGAGGAAATACAGATATCCTAATTCGTAAAAATTCAGGCGGGACTGCAATACAGTCTGGAATTTTTGTCCAACGTTGTATGGACGTCAAAATAACGGATAATTCCAGTATACGCAGTAGCTCACATAATTTTCTTAATATGATTGGAATCTATCTTAGTAATTCAAATCGCGCTAAAATTGATTGCAATACCATTTCTTCTATCGGTACGTGTATAGCACTAAATGGTTATTCTAGTGGAAGAGCAGATGGTGTGGTGCATAAAAATGTTCTATCAGATTACAAAATTGGTTTAAACATTTACCCTAACGCTCAAGCCAATAGTGTTGGAAGTATTACAAATTCGGCAGATAATCAATGGAACAATTCTGGAGGACGTCTTGACATTCAGTGTCTGAGCACTCAATCACTGGATATTTACCTGAACTCAACTGCTAGCCCTTATAAACCAAATGCTGTTTATGGATATGCTGGTTATTCGTATTCAACTGCAAGTGCAAACAGCAATGCAACGTGCAATAGCACAGGAACATCCATTGGAGTGTCAAAAATATTAACATCTGAGGATATTGTTCTGCTTAGAATGCTAGCTGAAGGATTAATTGATTATACTGTATTAGCACCAGAAACAAAATGGCTTTATGCAGGCATCGCATACAATATGCTAATGAAAGATAGCACACTTAACCCAAGCGATACAATATTGGGCAATTTTCTTGATTCCTTGCAAAATACAAATATTGGTAAGTTCTATGCTATTGATGAAGCAATAGATGCTACTAATTGGTCGCAAGCAGAATCGGATAACCAAAGCATTAGCACTCAAAACCACATTGAAGTCAATTTAAAAAAATACAACAATTATTATCTTGCATACCGCATTGATAACACCCTTGCAACTGATAGTACATGGCTAGCTGATATGGTAAGCGACCTTGGGCCTATTGCCGCTGAGTGTTACAGTACAGGAGGGCCAGCTACACCATCATCAAGAATGCTCCTTTCCTATTTTACCAATCAGGTATTTATTGAAGGTGATGATTGCTATAAAACCCCACTGGATAGCATAATTGCAGATTCTGCAAATTCTGTTTGTGACCGCATTAAGCAGTATAGCGTTCCGGCAAGTGCCAGTGTAACATATACATGGACTGTACCAAGTGGGGCAAGCTTCACCCAAAGTTCCAACACTATTGATGTAAATTGGGGAAGTACAATTTCAACGGGTGGCACAATTACCTGCTCTGTGATGGATACTTTGGGTAATAGTTCTTATGCTTCTTATACTGAAGACAGCCTTACTACAGCGCCCAGTTGCCCAACAGTTACCGCCAATAATACAAGTTGTGTTACAGCTACAAGTTTAAGCTGGACAGCATCTGGTTGTGCAGCAGGTTATCAGGTTACTTTATGGACTGGAACCGGAACACCGAATTATGTTCTTTATATGCAGGACATAGGTTATACAAGTACTTTCGCATTACCTGTTTTAAGCCCAACAACAACTTATTACTACCAAATTGTACCCTATGATTATCACGATTCTGTGTATAGCGCTTGTAGCACCAACTCTTTTACATCAGGCGCTTCTCAGGCTGTATCCCCTACTCTAACTACAACAATTACATTAGGAGCAGAAAGTGTTACCACACCTGCATTACCTTGTGGAACATTAGTGGAAAATTATGACGGTTTGGGTACAAGCTCTTGGTATACAAGTACCACAGCACCTCGCACGGGAAGTAACCACATGCGTATTGATAAAAACCCTGACAACACTACAAATTTGGATGATTGGTTTTTTTCGCCACCAATTAATGTAACAGCCGGTAAGGCATATCGGGTTACTTGGTATGACAGAATAGCAAGCGGTACAACTATGGAATATTTTTCGGTTTATTTTGGAGTAAGTTCAGCTGATGCCAGCACTATGACTGGTGCTACACCCGGATTTAATGGTATGGCGAACAGCACTACCTATCATAAGGATTCAGCTACCGATTTTTTAGCAACAAGTACCGGACAAATTTACTTTGGCTTTAGAGCAACAAGCCCACATAATCAAGGCAGTCTTTATATTGATGATATCGAAGTTAAGGAAATGCAAGTAACAGCTCTTACATCGGGTTCTTGCAATACAACTCTAAGCTCAAGTAATACAATAAATGTAACAGCTGTTACAGGCGCTACAAATTATCAATACAAGTTTGTAGGGACTGGAGGGCAATCTGGCTATAATTATACACATGGAACCTTTAATTCAGCAACAAGTTTTGATATTATTAGTAAAGCACCCGGAGTTATATATGGCTATACCTATAATGTATCTGCTTCTTTCAAGAAAAACAATGTATGGAGTCCATTCGGTGTTTCTTGTCCGGTAACACTTTCAGCTTTTCCGCAAAATAAGTTAGCCGACAATCCATCAACTCCGGGATATTGTGCATACACAGTAACGGATCAACATGATTTAATAGGAGTAACAACCATTCCGGGCGCAAGCAAATACCAATACAAAATTATTGAAAATGACACTACTAATAGCTATGTCTATGACACCACATCAACCACTTTCAACGCAGTAGGTGAATTACGATTGGACATGACCACCATTAGCCCAAAAGTGAGGTACGATTATTATTACAATGTGCAAGTGCGTGGACTTGTTGGAAGTACAAACTCTACTTATGGAAGCAGACCGGGTGAATGGGGCACTTATGGACAAACTTGTGTTGTTCACGTTTCAGGAAAACCAACAACTTCCTTAACATCCACTTATTGCAATACTAATTTAACCACCTTAAACGATGTCTTTTCTATTACACCAATAAGTTCGGCTTCGATATACCGTTACCATATTACAGCAAGCGGATACGATAACACCATTGCAACTTCTAACTCAAATACTGATTTCCGATTGACTTTAATCCCAACTTCGGGTTCACCGGGCGGCGTTAAATATGGAACGGTATACACAATTGAAGCGGCTGCTTATGTTGGTGGTGAATGGCTCCCTTATGGATCAAGCTGCACTCTGACAACTCCAACCGCACCAACAACTAAATTACA
- a CDS encoding T9SS type A sorting domain-containing protein, which translates to MIKKRLLFYTNLYLILYNLSGFSQTPIFNWGQPIGGSHDEIANDIVIPDSSEYYCVSNCPLFVIGKSASDDGNICGLPVLGNQALALNFNTNGFYSSCWQYGGSGFDEFKKGKYLKVGNGYNKLYLGQTTSNDGDVSGNHGGADAWLVRIKFNSIINQKCIGGKGVEGGLDFIEMPDRGFIICGASSSDTIDGIPTNNHGGFDGWITRTDSLGNIIWSKQYGGSSGEYVNSIVRTSDGNFVCAGYTSSTDSAFSVNHGTDDYWIFKIDTLGTLIWQKIYGGTGSDFAYKVLELNSNAIYVSGYTRSFDGDVVGNHSTPGNEDVWVLKLDSLGNFIWKKCYGGSGFEYSYTMTQTIDNNIVITSSGASLDGDLAGLIGYRGIWIFKIDSSGTILWSRQSGNNGSMLLPNSVVSYDSKTFFFTGHPLSSGGDITSFYGGFNDIWMASITDTSHALGYPKNYESTLVYAYPNPVSDKLNLQLSSSESFWFKLFDSRSKLLLESKTQNESEFAIDLSDYPSGIYFLKILTTNQSIIKKIIKTTQP; encoded by the coding sequence ATGATTAAAAAACGGCTTCTTTTTTACACCAATTTATACCTAATTTTATACAACTTATCTGGTTTTTCACAAACTCCAATATTTAATTGGGGTCAACCAATTGGAGGCAGCCATGATGAAATTGCAAATGATATAGTTATTCCAGATTCATCAGAATATTATTGTGTTTCAAACTGCCCTTTATTTGTAATTGGAAAATCTGCCTCTGATGATGGAAATATATGCGGATTACCAGTACTTGGTAATCAGGCACTGGCATTAAATTTTAATACTAATGGTTTTTATAGTTCTTGCTGGCAATATGGTGGTAGCGGTTTTGACGAGTTTAAAAAAGGCAAGTATCTAAAAGTTGGTAATGGTTATAATAAACTATATCTTGGTCAGACAACCTCCAATGATGGGGATGTAAGTGGCAATCATGGTGGAGCAGACGCATGGTTGGTAAGAATTAAATTTAATTCAATTATTAACCAAAAATGTATCGGAGGCAAAGGAGTTGAAGGAGGGCTTGATTTTATTGAGATGCCTGACAGAGGATTTATTATTTGCGGGGCATCATCTTCAGATACTATTGACGGAATTCCAACAAATAACCATGGCGGCTTTGATGGATGGATCACACGTACCGACTCCTTGGGTAATATTATTTGGAGCAAGCAATATGGTGGCAGTTCAGGAGAATATGTGAATTCTATTGTACGTACAAGTGATGGTAATTTCGTATGTGCTGGGTATACTTCGTCAACTGATTCTGCTTTCTCTGTCAACCATGGAACTGATGATTACTGGATTTTTAAAATTGACACCCTTGGAACATTAATTTGGCAAAAAATCTATGGGGGAACTGGAAGCGATTTTGCATATAAAGTTTTGGAGTTAAATAGTAATGCAATCTATGTTTCTGGATATACACGCTCATTTGACGGTGATGTTGTTGGAAATCATAGCACGCCGGGAAACGAAGATGTTTGGGTTCTGAAACTCGATTCATTAGGTAATTTTATTTGGAAGAAATGTTACGGAGGATCTGGTTTTGAGTATAGCTATACTATGACTCAAACGATTGATAATAATATTGTTATTACTTCATCAGGTGCTAGTCTCGATGGAGATTTAGCTGGATTAATTGGTTATAGAGGAATTTGGATCTTTAAAATTGATTCTTCTGGAACTATTCTTTGGTCAAGGCAATCCGGTAATAATGGTTCAATGCTTTTGCCTAATTCTGTTGTTTCTTATGATTCAAAAACTTTTTTCTTTACGGGGCATCCCTTGTCAAGTGGAGGGGATATTACATCTTTTTATGGTGGATTTAATGATATTTGGATGGCATCCATTACTGATACATCACATGCATTGGGTTACCCCAAAAATTATGAATCTACCTTAGTTTATGCCTACCCAAACCCTGTTTCTGATAAATTAAATTTGCAACTAAGTTCTTCTGAATCCTTCTGGTTTAAATTATTCGACTCCAGAAGTAAATTATTATTAGAATCTAAAACACAAAATGAAAGTGAGTTTGCTATTGACCTCTCAGATTATCCATCTGGAATTTATTTCCTTAAAATTCTAACAACAAATCAATCAATAATTAAAAAAATAATTAAAACGACCCAACCATGA